The proteins below come from a single Tachysurus fulvidraco isolate hzauxx_2018 chromosome 13, HZAU_PFXX_2.0, whole genome shotgun sequence genomic window:
- the LOC113652544 gene encoding extracellular calcium-sensing receptor-like, with the protein MESIFILLHMVMAIINFTKGNGTTCILQGEPAYPQLWKNGDIIVGGLFPFHSNWETTDLTYVAMPQTMKCIGLDFRAFQYSQSLIFAVEEINNSTTLLPGISLGYKIFDTCSSSTIGARVAMTLVNGNENSVLDEICTKPAQVQAIIGDTYSSVSMAIAQSIGPFSIPLISHYSTCECLSDKRKYPSFLRTVPSDYYQSRALAEMVKHFGWTWVGAMRRDDDYGNSGMAAFIEAAEQMGICLEYSLPYFRSYSQEKVQRIVEQIKSSTSRVIIGFLDNLDLESLLAVFFEHNITGFQWVGTEAWIFDSELATMDQHHILQGAIGLAIPKSKVSGLQDFILDIHPLKSVGSAIFTEFWEALFKCKFALQNNSQNLKACTGYEKLSEVENTFTDMTLMPIFNNVYKGVYAIAYTLHELLGCKKTCPTNKQPDPFTFLQQLKRVHFKTKEGEDVFFDKNGDPAAKYEIINWHLNKENQHEFITVGQYDSSLTGHDHLFVNMTNIMWAQHTNQVPKSVCSESCPPGTRKAVQKGKPICCFDCIPCAEGEISNMTDSTECQQCYQDFWSNPQRDECVKKEIEYLSYKETMGILLTAVSISGAFITMVIAIIFFRHKNTPIVKANNSELSFLLLFSLTLCFLCSLTFIGQPSEWSCMLRHTAFGITFVICISCVLGKTLVVLMAFRATLPGSNVMKWFGPPQQRLSVLTFTLVQVLICVLWLTISPPFPFKNLKLYKEKIILECHLGSNLGFWAVLGYIGFLALLCFLLAFLARKLPDNFNEAKFITFSMLIFCAVWLTFIPAYVSSPGKFTVAVEIFAILASSFGLLFCIFLPKCYIIILKPEKNTKKQMMGKAI; encoded by the exons TTCCCTTCCATAGTAATTGGGAGACGACAGATTTGACTTATGTGGCCATGCCACAAACAATGAAGTGTATTGG TCTTGATTTCAGAGCCTTTCAGTATTCACAGTCCTTGATCTTCGCAGTTGAAGAGATTAACAACAGTACCACTTTACTGCCTGGAATCTCACTGGGGTACAAGATATTTGACACCTGCAGTTCATCAACAATTGGAGCACGAGTCGCAATGACACTTGTGAATGGAAATGAGAACTCAGTCTTGGATGAGATCTGCACAAAGCCAGCTCAGGTGCAGGCCATAATTGGTGACACATACTCTTCAGTGTCCATGGCTATTGCACAGAGCATTGGACCTTTCAGTATTCCATTA ATCAGTCATTACTCCACTTGTGAGTGTCTCAGTGACAAGAGGAAATATCCCTCGTTTCTGCGAACTGTTCCTAGTGATTATTACCAAAGCAGAGCACTAGCAGAGATGGTCAAGCACTTTGGCTGGACCTGGGTGGGAGCAATGAGACGAGACGATGATTATGGTAACAGCGGAATGGCTGCATTTATAGAAGCTGCAGAACAGATGGGCATATGCTTAGAATATTCCCTTCCGTATTTTAGGTCTTACTCACAAGAAAAAGTGCAAAGAATTGTAGAGCAAATCAAAAGCTCTACTTCTCGAGTAATTATTGGATTCCTTGACAACTTGGACTTGGAGAGTTTACTGGCAGTATTTTTCGAGCACAATATCACCGGATTCCAGTGGGTTGGAACTGAAGCCTGGATATTTGATTCAGAATTGGCCACAATGGATCAACACCATATTCTGCAGGGAGCTATAGGATTAGCTATCCCTAAATCAAAGGTGTCCGGTCTGCAGGACTTCATTTTAGATATACATCCACTGAAATCTGTAGGCAGTGCTATTTTTACTGAATTCTGGGAGGcgttgtttaaatgtaaatttgcaCTGCAAAATAATTCACAGAACCTAAAAGCCTGCACTGGTTATGAGAAGCTGTCTGAGGTTGAAAACACATTTACTGATATGACCCTAATGCCAATATTCaataatgtttataaaggtGTATATGCAATTGCTTATACTTTACATGAACTTCTTGGCTGCAAGAAAACATGCCCTACGAATAAACAGCCTGATCCTTTCACT TTTCTACAACAGCTTAAGAGAGTGCATTTTAAAACCAAAGAGGgtgaagatgttttttttgacaaaaatgGTGACCCTGCAGCAAAGTACGAGATAATAAACTggcatttaaataaagagaatcAGCATGAGTTTATCACTGTTGGTCAGTATGACTCCTCTCTAACGGGTCATGACCATCTATTTGTAAATATGACCAATATCATGTGGGCACAACATACAAATCAG GTGCCAAAGTCTGTATGCAGTGAGAGCTGCCCTCCTGGCACAAGGAAGGCTGTACAGAAAGGAAAACCCATCTGCTGCTTTGACTGCATACCTTGCGCCGAAGGAGAGATCAGTAATATGACAG ATTCCACTGAATGTCAACAATGCTATCAAGATTTCTGGTCAAATCCTCAGAGAGATGAATGTGTGAAGAAGGAAATTGAATATTTATCCTACAAAGAAACGATGGGAATTTTGCTAACAGCTGTTTCTATTAGTGGTGCATTTATAACGATGGTAATAGCAATCATATTCTTTAGACATAAAAATACACCAATAGTCAAGGCCAACAACTCTGAGCTGAGCTTCctgctgctcttctctctgactctgtgtttcCTCTGTTCACTTACTTTCATTGGTCAGCCCTCTGAGTGGTCCTGTATGCTGCGTCACACAGCGTTTGGGATCACCTTCGTCATCTGCATCTCATGTGTTCTGGGGAAAACTTTAGTGGTGTTAATGGCCTTCAGGGCTACACTTCCAGGCAGTAATGTCATGAAATGGTTTGGGCCTCCACAGCAGAGACTCAGTGTACTCACCTTCACTCTTGTACAGGTTCTTATCTGTGTGCTTTGGTTGACAATATCCCCTCCTTTCCCATTTAAAAACCTAAAACTCTACAAGGAAAAGATCATACTAGAATGTCATTTAGGCTCAAACCTAGGTTTCTGGGCCGTGCTGGGTTACATCGGATTTTTGGCtcttttatgttttcttttagcTTTTTTGGCCCGGAAGTTACCCGATAATTTTAATGAAGctaaattcattacatttagcATGCTGATCTTCTGTGCAGTTTGGCTAACTTTTATCCCAGCTTATGTCAGCTCTCCTGGAAAATTCACTGTCGCTGTAGAGATATTTGCCATTTTAGCATCAAGCTTCGGCTTATTATTCTGCATCTTTCTTCCGAAGTGTTACATAATAATACTGAAACCTGAGAAGAATACTAAAAAGCAAATGATGGGCAAAGCTATTTGA
- the LOC113652702 gene encoding extracellular calcium-sensing receptor-like, producing MDPVFPLLHVVMAILNFSRANLTTCNLQGHPLYPQLWNDGDIIIGGIFPLHNYWEITDLSYSVTPPPLKCMSLDFTALQSSLTLIFAIEEINNSSLLLPGITLGYKIYDTCSSASLGVKMAMALVNGYDNSISSEPCTKPAQVQAIIGEAYSSVSMAIAMSIGPFSIPQISYFSTCKCLSDKRKYPSFLRTIPSDYFQSKALAEMVSHFGWTWVGAIKRDDDYGNSGMAAFTEVAERLGICIEYSLPFFKTYSKERVLHIVDQVKSATSRVIVAFLGTRELEILLHVFFEHNITGFQWVGTEGWISDSELAKLDKSKILQGAIGLAIPKTKVTGLKDFFLEVRPLKSSGNVIFKEFWETLFKCKYTNQSNSVNIAVCTGEEKLSEVEDIYSDVSLMPIYSNVYKGVYAIAQTLHNFLGCNKTCPTKTQPDSLTFLQHLKMVHFKSKDGEEVYFDENGDPPAKYEIINWQVNRDYKHELVTVGLYDSSVSFREHLMINMTHILWAQNNTKVPKSVCSESCPPGTRKAVQKGKPICCFDCIPCAEGEISNMTDSITCEQCQQDYWSNPQKDECVKKEIEYLSYEETMGILLTAASILGALVTMIITMILFKYRSTPIVKANNSELSFLLLFSLTLCFLCSLTFIGQPSDWSCMLRHTAFGITFVLCISCVLGKTVVVLMAFRATLPGSNVMKWFGPPQQRLSVLAFTLVQVIICVLWLIISPPFPFKNLKRSKEKIILECHLGSALGFWAVLGYIGLLALLCFILAFLARKLPDNFNEAKFITFSMLIFCAVWITFIPAYVSSPGKFTVAVEIFAILASSFGLLFCIFFPKCYIIILKPEKNNKKQLMGKIPGS from the exons ATGGATCCAGTTTTTCCTTTACTGCATGTGGTAATGGCCATTCTTAATTTTTCAAGAGCTAATTTAACTACTTGTAACCTACAAGGACATCCACTATATCCACAGCTGTGGAATGATGGAGATATCATAATTGGAGGTATTTTCCCCTTACACAATTATTGGGAGATCACAGATTTGTCCTATTCGGTCACTCCACCTCCACTGAAGTGCATGAG TCTTGATTTCACAGCCTTACAGTCTTCACTGACCCTGATTTTTGCAATAGAGGAGATCAATAACAGTTCATTGTTATTGCCTGGAATCACGTTGGGCTACAAGATATATGACACATGTAGTTCTGCATCACTGGGGGTCAAAATGGCTATGGCTCTTGTGAATGGATATGACAACTCAATCTCGAGTGAGCCCTGTACAAAGCCAGCGCAGGTGCAAGCCATAATAGGTGAGGCATACTCATCAGTGTCGATGGCTATAGCGATGAGTATTGGACCTTTCAGCATTCCTCAA ATCAGTTATTTTTCTACCTGTAAGTGTCTCAGTGACAAAAGGAAATACCCTTCCTTTCTGCGCACTATCCCTAGCGACTACTTCCAGAGCAAAGCACTGGCAGAGATGGTCAGTCACTTTGGCTGGACTTGGGTGGGAGCGATAAAAAGAGATGATGATTATGGTAACAGTGGGATGGCTGCATTTACTGAAGTTGCAGAACGATTGGGCATATGCATAGAGTATTCCCtaccattttttaaaacatactcCAAAGAAAGAGTACTGCATATTGTCGACCAGGTCAAAAGTGCCACGTCTCGGGTGATTGTGGCGTTTCTAGGCACTCGTGAGCTGGAGATCTTGCTTCATGTTTTCTTTGAGCACAACATCACTGGATTCCAGTGGGTAGGAACAGAGGGTTGGATCTCTGATTCAGAACTTGCCAAACTTGACAAGAGCAAAATATTACAAGGAGCCATTGGGCTAGCCATTCCTAAAACAAAGGTTACAGGTCTAAAAGACTTCTTTCTAGAAGTAAGGCCGCTAAAATCTTCAGgcaatgtcatttttaaagaattctGGGAGACTCTCTTTAAGTGTAAATATACAAATCAGAGTAATTCAGTGAACATAGCAGTGTGCACAGGAGAGGAGAAATTGTCTGAGGTGGAAGACATATACAGTGACGTTTCCCTAATGCCtatttacagtaatgtgtatAAAGGAGTATATGCTATTGCACAGACCCTCCATAACTTTCTCGGGTGTAACAAAACATGTCCTACGAAAACTCAGCCTGATTCTCTCACA TTTCTACAGCACCTTAAAATGGTGCATTTCAAAAGCAAAGACGGTGAAGAAGTTTATTTTGATGAAAATGGTGACCCTCCtgcaaaatatgaaataataaactgGCAAGTAAACAGAGACTATAAACATGAACTTGTGACTGTTGGACTTTATGACTCTTCTGTGTCTTTTCGGGAGCATCTAATGATAAATATGACTCATATTTTGTGGGCACAGAACAACACTAAG GTGCCAAAATCTGTGTGTAGTGAAAGCTGTCCTCCTGGCACAAGGAAAGCTGTACAGAAAGGAAAACCTATCTGCTGTTTCGACTGCATACCGTGTGCTGAAGGAGAGATCAGTAATATGACAG ATTCTATTACCTGTGAACAATGCCAGCAGGATTACTGGTCTAATCCTCAGAAAGATGAGTgtgtaaagaaagaaattgaataTCTTTCTTATGAGGAAACCATGGGAATTTTACTGACAGCAGCTTCTATTCTTGGTGCATTGGTGACGatgataataacaatgatattatttaaatatagaaGTACCCCAATAGTCAAAGCCAACAACTCTGAGCTGAGCTTCctgctgctcttctctctgactctgtgcttcCTCTGTTCACTTACTTTCATTGGTCAGccctctgattggtcctgtatGCTGCGCCACACAGCGTTTGGGATCACCTTTGTCCTCTGTATCTCCTGTGTTCTGGGAAAAACAGTAGTGGTGTTAATGGCCTTCAGGGCTACACTTCCAGGAAGTAATGTCATGAAATGGTTTGGGCCTCCACAACAGAGACTCAGTGTACTCGCCTTCACTCTTGTACAGGTCATTATTTGTGTACTTTGGTTAATAATATCCCCACCTTTCCCCTTTAAAAATCTAAAGCGCTCAAAGGAAAAGATCATTCTAGAATGCCATTTGGGATCAGCCTTAGGTTTCTGGGCTGTACTGGGTTATATAGGACTTTTAGCACTGTTGTGTTTTATCTTGGCTTTTCTGGCCCGGAAATTGCCCGATAACTTTAACGAAGCCAAATTCATCACATTCAGCATGCTGATattctgtgcagtttggatCACATTTATTCCTGCTTATGTCAGTTCACCTGGAAAATTCACTGTAGCTGTAGAGATATTTGCCATTTTAGCATCAAGCTTTGGTTTATTATTCTGCATATTTTTCCCAAAGTGTTACATAATCATACTGAAACCAGAAAAGAATAACAAGAAACAACTTATGGGTAAAATACCAGGTAGTTGA